A genomic stretch from Rhodomicrobium vannielii ATCC 17100 includes:
- a CDS encoding DUF1153 domain-containing protein, which produces MTDLFRPRLRYVLGPDGSPLTIADLPPPNTKRWVIRRKAEVVAAVRGGLLSLDDACQRYKLTIDEFLSWQRLIDRHGLPGLRATKVQDYRN; this is translated from the coding sequence ATGACCGACTTGTTCCGCCCTCGCCTTCGCTATGTGCTCGGCCCCGATGGGAGTCCGCTGACCATCGCGGATCTTCCTCCCCCAAATACGAAACGCTGGGTTATTCGCCGAAAGGCTGAGGTTGTCGCGGCTGTTCGCGGCGGCCTTCTGAGCCTCGACGATGCCTGCCAGCGCTATAAGCTGACGATCGACGAGTTCCTAAGCTGGCAGCGCCTCATAGACCGGCACGGCTTGCCGGGCCTGCGGGCGACCAAGGTTCAGGACTACAGGAACTGA